In one window of Pseudochaenichthys georgianus chromosome 5, fPseGeo1.2, whole genome shotgun sequence DNA:
- the LOC117447284 gene encoding uncharacterized protein translates to MYLGASTNNRASTAYGFFLEATQRHGVPLRVRGDQGVENVQIARFMFSVRGTDRGSFISGKSVHNQRIERLWRDVRVIVTNKYSAILLCLEEDGLLDISSTDDLFCVHYIILPRLQMDLGIFTEGWNHHPLSSERNQCPEQLWQLGLMQTNIDQPESPEEPDVDWEIAADHDGEEEDAGIVVPEFDCPLSPEDITELESVFQQIDPNTPVKELYLLCREYVAERCGS, encoded by the exons ATGTACTTGGGTGCTTCGACCAACAACCGTGCGTCAACAGCCTATGGCTTCTTCCTAGAGGCAACACAAAGACATGGAGTGCCTTTAAG GGTCAGAGGAGACCAAGGTGTAGAAAACGTACAGATAGCGAGATTCATGTTTTCGGTTCGCGGCACCGACCGTGGAAGCTTCATCTCTGGTAAAAGTGTTCATAACCAGAG GATTGAGCGTCTTTGGCGTGATGTTCGAGTCATAGTCACCAACAAGTACTCCGCGATACTGCTCTGCCTCGAAGAGGATGGTCTGCTCGACATCTCATCAACAGACGACCTCTTCTGTGTGCACTACATTATTCTTCCCCGACTTCAGATGGACTTGGGGATTTTTACAGAAGGCTGGAACCATCATCCACTCAGCAGTGAACGGAACCAATGTCCAGAGCAGTTATGGCAACTTGGACTGATGCAGACAAACATTGATCAGCCGGAGAGCCCAGAG GAGCCAGATGTTGACTGGGAAATTGCTGCTGACCACGATGGAGAAGAAGAGGATGCAGGGATTGTCGTCCCCGAATTTGACTGCCCTTTGAGTCCAGAAGACATAACTGAACTTGAATCAGTATTTCAGCAAATTGACCCAAACACTCCGGTCAAGGAACTGTACTTACTCTGCCGTGAGTATGTAGCTGAAAGATGTGGCTCTTAA